One Roseimaritima multifibrata DNA window includes the following coding sequences:
- a CDS encoding fatty acid desaturase family protein → MSHTPPTTANQTNRFTTDAREIVKDLSYHNPFIYWFDFLVSLSIGYGFAAAYLNATLFSAEQLVCLLVASFALYRVASFMHEIVHFRSGEMKWFRLVWNVIAGIPMLTPTFFYQSHNDHHNARHYGTEHDGEYLPLGTGNVSEIALFLLQILLQPIFVTLRFLLAPFSFLHPRLRQWTLEHASSFVIDFRYRRKIPRNAPLMSWAAMDLLCSLRAWAIFAFILAGVTDWTRIPQLYALATLALGWNHIRTLSAHRYLTEGHRVSHAVQVIDSTNITGVPILTELLFPLGMRYHALHHLFPYLPYHNLGIAHRRLMNQLPANSPYRATVYPSWFAVISELVRSPEGEVGMLMSEGVKE, encoded by the coding sequence ATGTCGCACACCCCCCCAACTACAGCAAATCAAACCAACCGATTTACCACCGATGCGAGGGAGATCGTTAAGGATCTCTCATACCACAATCCGTTTATCTACTGGTTTGATTTCCTGGTCAGTCTGTCGATCGGCTACGGTTTTGCGGCGGCCTATTTAAATGCCACGCTATTTTCAGCAGAGCAACTTGTTTGCCTTCTCGTAGCCTCTTTCGCACTCTACCGTGTGGCCTCTTTCATGCACGAAATCGTGCATTTCCGATCAGGTGAAATGAAATGGTTTCGCCTAGTGTGGAATGTGATCGCGGGTATCCCGATGCTGACTCCGACGTTTTTTTACCAGAGTCACAATGATCACCACAACGCAAGGCACTACGGTACGGAACACGACGGCGAATACTTACCGCTCGGGACCGGAAACGTCAGCGAAATCGCTCTGTTTCTTTTGCAAATCCTTCTTCAGCCAATCTTTGTGACTTTGCGTTTCCTGTTGGCTCCATTCTCTTTCCTACATCCGCGGCTGCGACAATGGACCTTGGAGCATGCGTCCTCGTTCGTAATTGATTTCCGCTATCGGAGAAAAATACCGAGAAACGCGCCGCTAATGTCTTGGGCCGCTATGGATTTATTGTGCAGCCTTCGCGCCTGGGCGATCTTCGCATTCATTTTGGCAGGCGTGACCGACTGGACACGCATCCCCCAACTTTACGCCTTGGCCACACTCGCACTCGGGTGGAATCATATTCGGACGCTGTCGGCTCATCGATACCTAACCGAAGGACATCGAGTATCGCACGCCGTCCAAGTGATTGACTCCACCAACATCACAGGCGTACCAATCCTTACCGAGTTACTCTTTCCGCTGGGGATGCGGTACCACGCGTTGCACCACCTTTTCCCTTATTTGCCGTACCACAACCTCGGAATTGCCCATCGGCGTTTAATGAATCAATTGCCCGCCAATTCGCCCTACCGAGCGACGGTTTACCCGAGTTGGTTTGCTGTGATCAGCGAACTGGTGCGGAGTCCGGAGGGGGAGGTTGGGATGTTGATGAGTGAAGGAGTGAAGGAGTGA
- a CDS encoding chemotaxis protein CheB — MESMHDNSTDTEGTGRELHIVGVGASAGGLEALEAFFRAMPADSGMAFVVIQHLSPDFKSHMEELLRRQTSIPVHRIDDGVQVQPNCIYLIPAKMEMVISGGKLLLTERSSDRSLVHPIDTFFRSLANDVGRRSIGVVLSGTGSDGSRGVTDLHDAGGLVIVQDDASAKFDGMPHSARETGAVDLVLPPAAIAEALVRYTQEGISREKLAEEDLAFGSMEEEAQILHLLHRKSSLDFAQYKSSTVGRRIHRRVQLAGLKNLGEYVKRLTRDEDELNELYKDLLIGVTKFFRDSEAFESLRTHVISNWLGRTNSGEMLRIWVAACASGEEAYSIAILLDEEIRKQNISLDYKIFATDAHSGSLNLAGKGVYSAEALRELSPERLERYFMQTSDGYQIDRDIRNRVVFATHNLLNDAPFTQMDLVTCRNMLIYLQPVAQKKALSMFHFALKADGLLFLGPSETPGELVDEFHPIDKRWRIFSKRRDVRLPVATEMMVNRHSEKLPYATLAPTPPKSNRIDAGMMRVYEELHAKKLGCSILVSETGEMLHLFGDAERFLRPRRGRPSNLLLEMIHESLKSSIASAWHQAVTKRTTVRYASTVFTGDAALESICIAVEPLNDDSSRPCNVLIEFTAGVEATPRVESLADHSQQEYDQSRVESLESQLQFSQENLQATIEEMETSNEELQASNEELIASNEELQSTNEELHSVNEELYTVNAEHQRRVEELAQANDDMDNLLATTRVGVIFLDDGLYIRRFTPEIARVFRLEQHDTGRSMEQFAHVLNHPNLLDDLQTVLQDQQERELTVRDRSGTPYLLRILPYQSGDTTRGIVLTLIDISSLTDAQTEISLQQLAIESAVNGIVISDPSQEDNPITYANRGFLSLTGYERDEVLGKNCKFLQGEQTDPETVKKIRAAVNRGEAVRATILNYRKDGSQFWNDLQITPVLDANGTVRNFVGVQHDITDQMTAQNALLEANAASQRANEAKNSFLATMSHELRTPLTAVLGFADILRSESDHPDYLEKVDTIKRNGTYLLALLNDILDLSKIEAGKLRFDQQRVDIRRVMADIESLMSNRSHDSKLALRFTYATQLPAEITADEVRVRQILVNLISNALKFTESGEVTVSTVVNHNVAGSRLEISVVDTGIGISPKQMERLFQPFSQANKQTTRKFGGTGLGLSISKRLAEGMGGTIFADSRLGKGSRFTLVLPLSQSDTEITSEAEAEGQSRPAPEPNERKYPRIHSRILLADDRRDVWQVGKYFLEKCGADVTIVENGLQAVEAVLRSGRDGKPFKLILMDMQMPVMSGREAVAAIRAEGISTPIIALTADAMEGERESCIAMGCDEYFPKPIDGPRLMQMVAALIAQNRKPK; from the coding sequence ATGGAATCGATGCACGACAATTCGACCGACACCGAGGGAACGGGCCGGGAGCTTCATATTGTCGGAGTGGGGGCGTCGGCAGGCGGTTTGGAGGCTTTGGAGGCCTTTTTCCGTGCCATGCCTGCGGACAGCGGGATGGCTTTTGTTGTCATTCAGCATCTGTCGCCCGATTTCAAAAGCCACATGGAAGAATTGCTGAGGCGGCAAACCAGCATACCCGTCCACCGAATTGATGACGGAGTTCAGGTCCAGCCAAACTGTATTTATCTGATTCCGGCGAAGATGGAAATGGTCATCAGTGGCGGCAAGTTGTTGCTAACCGAACGGAGCTCGGATCGTTCTCTTGTCCACCCCATCGACACCTTCTTTCGTTCGTTGGCGAACGATGTCGGCCGCCGCTCCATTGGCGTTGTCCTGTCGGGAACCGGAAGCGATGGCTCGCGTGGGGTGACCGACCTTCACGACGCGGGCGGATTGGTGATCGTGCAAGACGACGCTTCCGCCAAGTTCGATGGGATGCCGCATAGTGCTCGGGAAACCGGGGCGGTCGATCTGGTCTTGCCTCCCGCAGCGATTGCAGAGGCGTTGGTTCGGTACACCCAGGAAGGGATCTCTCGGGAGAAACTGGCGGAAGAAGATCTCGCTTTCGGAAGCATGGAAGAGGAAGCTCAAATCCTTCATCTACTGCATCGCAAAAGTTCGCTCGATTTTGCACAGTACAAATCGAGTACGGTTGGAAGGCGAATTCATCGCCGAGTTCAATTAGCGGGGCTGAAGAACCTGGGTGAATACGTTAAACGATTGACGCGGGACGAAGACGAATTAAATGAGCTATACAAAGATCTGCTGATTGGTGTGACGAAATTTTTCCGTGATTCAGAGGCCTTTGAATCGCTCCGTACGCATGTGATTTCTAATTGGCTTGGCCGAACAAATTCGGGCGAGATGCTGCGGATCTGGGTTGCGGCCTGTGCCAGCGGTGAGGAGGCATATTCCATTGCGATCCTTTTGGACGAGGAGATTCGTAAACAGAATATCTCTTTGGACTACAAGATTTTTGCCACCGACGCTCATAGCGGTTCCTTGAATTTAGCCGGCAAGGGGGTCTATTCAGCGGAAGCACTGCGCGAGTTGTCCCCGGAAAGACTTGAGCGGTACTTTATGCAGACGTCGGATGGCTATCAGATCGATCGTGACATTCGAAATCGGGTCGTCTTTGCGACACACAATCTTCTCAATGATGCGCCTTTCACACAGATGGATCTGGTGACCTGTCGCAACATGTTGATCTATCTTCAACCTGTGGCGCAAAAGAAAGCACTTTCGATGTTTCACTTTGCATTGAAAGCAGATGGGCTTTTGTTTCTCGGCCCCAGTGAGACTCCGGGCGAACTGGTTGACGAATTTCATCCGATCGATAAACGCTGGCGAATTTTCTCCAAACGTCGAGACGTCCGCCTACCTGTTGCGACCGAAATGATGGTCAACCGGCACAGCGAAAAACTCCCTTACGCAACGCTGGCACCAACTCCGCCTAAAAGCAATCGGATCGATGCGGGGATGATGCGAGTCTACGAGGAACTGCATGCCAAAAAACTAGGATGTAGTATTTTGGTTAGCGAAACTGGCGAGATGTTGCACCTGTTCGGAGATGCGGAGCGGTTCTTGCGACCGCGGCGTGGAAGGCCTTCGAATCTTCTTCTTGAAATGATCCATGAATCCCTGAAATCGTCGATCGCATCGGCATGGCATCAAGCTGTTACAAAGCGAACCACCGTCCGCTACGCATCAACGGTGTTCACTGGAGATGCGGCGTTGGAGTCGATCTGTATCGCAGTGGAACCGCTGAACGATGATTCCAGCCGACCATGCAATGTCTTGATCGAGTTCACCGCGGGAGTCGAAGCAACGCCCCGTGTCGAATCGCTCGCTGACCATTCGCAACAAGAATATGATCAATCGCGAGTAGAGTCCCTTGAGTCTCAATTGCAGTTTTCGCAGGAGAATCTTCAAGCGACCATCGAGGAAATGGAAACCTCGAACGAAGAACTGCAGGCCTCCAATGAAGAATTGATCGCCTCGAATGAGGAACTGCAGAGCACCAATGAAGAATTGCACAGCGTCAATGAGGAACTCTACACCGTCAACGCTGAACACCAGCGACGAGTGGAGGAACTGGCGCAGGCAAACGATGATATGGACAATTTGCTGGCGACGACTCGAGTCGGTGTGATTTTCTTAGACGACGGGCTTTACATTCGTCGTTTCACGCCTGAAATCGCTCGTGTCTTTCGCCTGGAGCAGCACGATACGGGGCGGTCAATGGAGCAGTTCGCTCACGTCTTAAACCATCCGAACCTGTTGGACGATCTGCAGACGGTTCTTCAGGATCAACAAGAACGTGAACTGACGGTCCGCGATCGAAGTGGAACGCCTTACCTGCTTCGCATTTTGCCGTATCAGAGCGGTGACACAACACGCGGGATCGTGCTGACTTTGATTGATATTTCATCGCTGACCGACGCTCAGACGGAAATCAGTCTTCAACAGCTGGCGATCGAATCTGCGGTCAATGGGATTGTGATCTCGGACCCCTCGCAGGAAGACAATCCGATCACCTACGCCAACCGAGGTTTTCTATCGCTGACCGGATACGAGCGTGACGAAGTGCTTGGGAAAAATTGTAAATTCTTGCAGGGAGAGCAGACCGATCCCGAAACGGTTAAGAAGATTCGGGCAGCGGTTAATCGCGGCGAAGCGGTTCGCGCGACGATCTTGAACTATCGGAAAGATGGAAGCCAGTTCTGGAACGATTTGCAGATCACACCCGTCTTGGATGCAAATGGTACCGTACGCAATTTTGTCGGGGTGCAGCACGATATCACCGATCAAATGACCGCTCAGAATGCGTTGCTGGAAGCGAACGCGGCAAGTCAGCGTGCCAACGAAGCTAAGAATTCGTTCCTTGCAACTATGTCTCATGAGCTGCGCACGCCGCTGACCGCGGTGCTTGGTTTCGCGGACATCCTACGAAGCGAATCGGATCATCCTGACTACCTTGAAAAAGTCGACACGATCAAACGCAATGGGACGTATCTACTGGCGCTTCTGAACGACATTCTGGACCTTTCCAAAATCGAAGCGGGGAAATTGCGTTTTGACCAGCAACGTGTCGACATTCGCCGCGTCATGGCGGATATCGAATCGTTGATGTCCAACCGGTCGCATGATTCGAAGCTTGCCCTACGATTCACCTATGCAACACAGCTTCCAGCGGAGATTACGGCCGATGAAGTTCGGGTGCGTCAGATTCTGGTCAACCTGATCAGCAATGCACTTAAGTTTACCGAATCTGGTGAAGTGACGGTTAGCACCGTTGTAAACCACAATGTCGCGGGGAGTCGTTTGGAAATTTCGGTTGTCGACACCGGGATCGGAATTTCACCCAAGCAGATGGAACGTCTATTCCAACCCTTCAGCCAAGCGAATAAACAGACCACTCGAAAATTTGGCGGCACCGGTCTGGGCCTCAGCATTAGTAAACGACTGGCCGAAGGAATGGGGGGAACGATTTTCGCTGACAGTCGACTGGGCAAAGGAAGTCGCTTCACACTCGTCCTTCCCCTGTCACAATCGGATACCGAGATCACCAGTGAAGCGGAGGCAGAGGGGCAGTCGCGGCCCGCTCCGGAACCGAACGAGAGGAAATACCCTCGGATTCATTCACGCATTCTGCTGGCAGATGATCGGCGCGATGTATGGCAAGTCGGGAAGTACTTCTTAGAAAAATGTGGCGCCGATGTCACGATCGTCGAAAACGGTCTGCAAGCGGTCGAAGCGGTGTTGCGATCCGGGCGCGACGGTAAACCATTCAAACTTATCCTGATGGATATGCAAATGCCTGTGATGTCGGGGCGCGAGGCGGTTGCGGCAATCCGGGCCGAAGGAATTTCGACGCCGATCATTGCACTAACGGCGGATGCAATGGAAGGCGAACGAGAATCGTGCATCGCAATGGGCTGCGACGAGTATTTCCCGAAACCAATCGACGGCCCCCGCTTGATGCAAATGGTCGCGGCGTTAATCGCACAAAACCGAAAACCAAAATAA
- a CDS encoding NAD(P)-dependent alcohol dehydrogenase: MRAMIYDDYGNAGVLHVGSIAIPERSAGQLLIDVRASSVNPIDYRLRSGEMKGLLPGGFPRIPGYDVAGVVADCDADSDFVIGDRVIAFLDSARGGACADFAVCSAGVAAKIPATISYEIGAAMPLAGTTALQSLRDHGKMKSAHRVLINGASGGVGMFAVQIAKASGCHVDAVASGDNREFCMALGADHFYDYEKTDFTESDERWDIVFDAAGKASYFEARDVMLDGGRYISTEPDVKGMLMTVLTWPLSKSGKVMLARPNGDDLRELIRLHESGKLEVTIDSQFPMSEIADAHRRVENGVDRGKVVLVKETA, translated from the coding sequence ATGCGAGCGATGATCTACGATGACTATGGTAACGCGGGCGTACTGCATGTCGGCAGCATCGCTATCCCTGAGCGGTCCGCAGGTCAATTGCTGATCGACGTTCGCGCATCCAGTGTGAATCCGATTGACTACCGTCTGCGAAGCGGTGAAATGAAGGGATTGTTACCTGGAGGATTCCCGCGAATCCCCGGTTACGATGTCGCCGGGGTAGTCGCCGATTGTGATGCGGATTCGGATTTCGTAATCGGAGATCGTGTCATTGCGTTCCTGGATTCTGCCAGAGGGGGAGCGTGTGCTGATTTCGCAGTCTGCAGCGCCGGAGTCGCGGCCAAGATCCCAGCGACGATATCGTATGAAATTGGAGCGGCGATGCCGTTGGCGGGGACGACGGCATTGCAGTCGCTTCGAGACCACGGCAAGATGAAGTCGGCGCACCGGGTACTAATCAACGGTGCAAGCGGAGGTGTCGGCATGTTTGCTGTCCAGATCGCTAAGGCATCTGGTTGTCACGTCGATGCGGTCGCCAGTGGCGATAACCGCGAATTTTGTATGGCTCTGGGAGCCGACCACTTCTACGATTATGAGAAAACGGACTTCACCGAGTCGGATGAACGCTGGGACATCGTATTTGACGCCGCCGGAAAGGCGAGCTACTTCGAGGCCCGTGACGTAATGCTGGACGGAGGCCGATACATCTCAACGGAACCGGATGTCAAAGGGATGTTGATGACCGTGTTGACTTGGCCTCTTTCGAAATCAGGGAAGGTCATGCTGGCTCGGCCGAACGGGGACGACCTGCGGGAGTTGATTCGTTTGCACGAGTCCGGAAAGCTAGAAGTGACGATCGATAGCCAGTTCCCAATGAGCGAGATCGCCGATGCACATCGCCGCGTCGAAAATGGTGTCGATCGAGGCAAAGTGGTTTTGGTCAAAGAAACCGCTTAG
- a CDS encoding class I SAM-dependent methyltransferase gives MIDHAETHEGRDYWSRSIAVLKESLRHPTQVASIIPSSHFLTRTIADRDVVREATKIVDLGPGTGGTTEELLWQAAADCRVLTIEKTAGFIAPLKAINDPRLTVVEGDAVNLPDILASNDFESPDVIVSGIPFSALPPRSSQSIMLAIYQALSDSGTFIAYQLRNDVTKYADPHFGAPTVQSVLRNFPPLRVFTWRKSGV, from the coding sequence ATGATCGATCACGCCGAAACGCACGAGGGTCGCGATTACTGGAGCCGATCCATCGCCGTGCTAAAAGAATCGCTCCGCCATCCGACGCAAGTCGCTTCGATCATCCCAAGCTCTCACTTCCTAACGCGTACGATTGCCGATAGAGACGTTGTCAGAGAGGCAACGAAGATCGTCGACCTTGGACCGGGGACCGGTGGGACAACAGAAGAACTGCTTTGGCAAGCCGCTGCGGATTGCCGCGTTCTTACCATCGAAAAGACGGCAGGTTTCATCGCCCCGCTGAAAGCCATCAATGATCCCCGATTAACCGTGGTGGAAGGTGATGCCGTTAACCTTCCCGATATCTTAGCGTCAAACGATTTCGAATCGCCTGACGTTATCGTGTCGGGAATCCCTTTCTCGGCGCTGCCTCCCCGTTCTTCTCAGTCGATCATGTTAGCGATCTACCAAGCTCTATCAGACAGCGGCACCTTTATTGCCTACCAGTTGCGAAATGATGTAACGAAGTACGCCGATCCCCATTTCGGGGCCCCCACGGTTCAATCGGTACTGCGAAACTTTCCTCCTCTCCGCGTGTTCACGTGGCGGAAGAGCGGCGTCTGA
- the nrfH gene encoding cytochrome c nitrite reductase small subunit produces the protein MNTSDQPSSEPLLGAKPRFGRWAILFSLLLGMLAGLGMFTFGYGNGASYLSNNPQTCVNCHVMQDHMDSWQKSSHHHVAVCNDCHLPHDFVGKWVTKADNGFFHSLAFTLGNYKNPIQIKPRNRRVTQSTCIDCHKDFVHSLLPSSAGQDMQSCVHCHSNVGHALR, from the coding sequence ATGAACACTTCAGACCAGCCAAGTTCCGAGCCTTTGCTGGGAGCGAAACCTCGATTTGGCCGCTGGGCCATTCTATTTTCGCTGCTCTTAGGCATGCTGGCCGGCCTTGGCATGTTCACTTTCGGATATGGCAACGGAGCCAGCTATTTGAGCAACAACCCACAGACCTGTGTGAATTGCCATGTCATGCAGGACCACATGGATTCGTGGCAAAAGAGCAGTCATCATCATGTCGCGGTTTGCAACGACTGCCATCTGCCCCACGACTTCGTTGGCAAATGGGTGACTAAAGCGGACAACGGATTTTTCCACTCGCTGGCATTCACCTTGGGCAACTATAAGAACCCGATTCAGATCAAACCTCGTAATCGACGCGTCACGCAGAGCACTTGCATCGATTGCCACAAAGACTTTGTTCATTCCTTGTTGCCTAGTTCAGCAGGCCAAGACATGCAGTCTTGCGTTCATTGCCACAGCAATGTCGGACACGCATTGCGGTAA
- a CDS encoding ammonia-forming cytochrome c nitrite reductase subunit c552 — translation MDRQKNRGFVWLLLLAAIMAAGTFGVVALLVNIFERKQEARAPFVRLVEVNEVSTDPEPWGINFPEQYESYLRTADTERTEYGGNHALPPSKLESSPWLKRLYDGYAFSIEYREARGHAYMLGDQEGTKRVTEVQQAGACLHCHASIIPTYRRIGMEALGEEVTEAKLGESFHQEAVMAGFEAVSQMNYEDVHAELSKTPDGVVKATPGDPHLGDAHPVACIDCHDPETMAIRVTRPGFLQGIAKLARSDDPLPHLPSIQRWRDSKSDQPYNPNVDATRQEMRSFVCGQCHVEYYCANKMTLTFPWGNGLKMENAEQEWEETTFPASEDGTPGGEFYDFVHKETGTKVFKAQHPEFELWSQGIHARAGVSCSDCHMPYERQGATKISSHWVRSPMLNINKACQTCHHVSEQELKDRVETIQDRTVAIMDRAAIAMTDMLDAIVAAEKAGASEAELKPIRTLQRKAMWRLDYISSENSKGFHADQEAVRILGESIDYSRQAQAAAYKLDSGAKD, via the coding sequence ATGGACAGACAAAAAAATCGAGGCTTCGTTTGGCTCCTGTTGCTCGCGGCGATCATGGCAGCCGGTACCTTTGGGGTCGTCGCTTTGCTGGTCAATATTTTTGAACGCAAACAAGAGGCTCGGGCTCCATTCGTTCGCTTGGTCGAGGTCAACGAAGTCAGCACCGATCCCGAACCATGGGGGATCAACTTTCCGGAACAGTACGAAAGTTACCTTCGCACCGCGGACACCGAGCGGACGGAATACGGCGGTAATCACGCATTGCCCCCCAGCAAGCTTGAAAGCAGTCCGTGGCTAAAGCGATTGTACGATGGCTACGCCTTCAGCATCGAATACAGGGAAGCACGCGGACATGCATACATGTTGGGCGACCAAGAAGGGACCAAACGCGTCACCGAAGTGCAACAGGCGGGGGCTTGCCTGCACTGCCATGCATCGATTATCCCAACCTATCGCCGCATCGGTATGGAAGCCTTAGGAGAAGAAGTGACGGAGGCGAAGCTTGGCGAATCGTTCCACCAGGAAGCGGTAATGGCAGGGTTTGAAGCGGTCAGTCAGATGAATTATGAGGACGTTCATGCTGAGCTTTCAAAGACACCTGACGGAGTCGTTAAAGCCACTCCCGGAGACCCGCATCTTGGCGATGCCCATCCTGTTGCTTGTATCGATTGCCACGATCCCGAAACAATGGCTATCCGCGTGACCCGCCCCGGTTTCCTCCAAGGCATTGCGAAGCTGGCTCGGTCGGATGATCCTTTGCCTCACCTGCCAAGTATCCAACGTTGGCGCGATTCAAAATCGGACCAACCTTACAATCCGAACGTCGATGCGACTCGCCAAGAAATGCGTTCATTTGTCTGCGGACAATGCCACGTCGAATACTACTGTGCGAATAAAATGACGCTGACGTTCCCGTGGGGCAACGGTTTGAAAATGGAAAATGCCGAGCAGGAATGGGAGGAGACGACCTTTCCTGCCAGCGAAGATGGAACGCCCGGCGGAGAATTCTATGATTTCGTTCACAAAGAAACAGGGACGAAAGTCTTCAAAGCCCAACACCCTGAATTTGAACTTTGGAGCCAAGGCATCCACGCCCGTGCGGGCGTCAGTTGCAGTGACTGCCACATGCCTTATGAGCGGCAAGGGGCGACGAAGATAAGCAGCCACTGGGTTCGCAGCCCGATGTTGAACATCAATAAAGCTTGTCAGACATGCCATCATGTTTCCGAGCAAGAACTAAAAGATCGAGTGGAAACGATCCAAGATCGCACCGTAGCAATCATGGACCGCGCGGCGATCGCAATGACCGACATGCTGGATGCAATCGTTGCGGCTGAGAAAGCTGGAGCAAGCGAAGCGGAATTGAAGCCGATCCGCACACTGCAGCGCAAAGCGATGTGGCGGTTGGACTACATCAGCAGCGAAAATTCGAAGGGGTTCCATGCCGACCAAGAAGCTGTGCGAATCTTGGGTGAATCGATTGACTACAGTCGACAAGCCCAAGCCGCAGCCTACAAACTGGACTCGGGGGCAAAAGACTAA